The Plasmodium gaboni strain SY75 chromosome 3, whole genome shotgun sequence genome includes the window ATTTACAATTGTTTTTTCCATCacataaatttttaatatatgtaagAGTTTCTTGTTGTAATATAGTATTATCTGTATGTACATAAACAGATCTTAGAGATATATACATACCTTGACAATTAATTTGATCGTGTTTTCCTTTTTCAAAAAATGTTTCTTCATAAACAACATTAGGTTCTAATAAAAGTGGTTGTGatatgtaataaataattatatgtgTAGAATTGAAATGTGCACAATAAAGTTTATCATTTGCTATTTTATTCGTTTTTATATCTTCACTGTTTGGTAGTACTACTCCACAGaatgtttttttataacatatttcattctttttatcatttgaattatattgttttgatataaaataatcaCATGATTTTATGTCtttattataagaaaagaatgttttaattttttctgTTGAATTGCGATTTAATATAgtataaacatatttatttaaataagCATAATCATTTTCaccattattatttaaaatcGAATCtgtttttaaattatcTCTAACTCTATGATCAAGAGAAAAtgttaatttatttatttcatttttttcataaaaaattcCGTCTATTAAATCAATTGTCGATGTTTTCTTGATTAATACTATTATAAGAAgtgtaaaaaaaattctgaacatttttttttttttttttttttttttttgaaaaaaaatttatttattcaatTACATAATCAGCATTGAtgaacaaatatatataaatatatatgtatatgttttttataatttttgaaaaatttatctatgttcttttttttttcataataaaaaaattttatgtgttcattttataatatatatataaaatatatgtatacacatttttattatatttaattttttggTTGTGGTTATAAGTCCCCTTTCTATGTACTATCGAAGCAtggtaatatataaatatgaatataaatatataaatatatatatatatatatttatatttatatgtttatactattttttaaaattaattcTACAACCTCCATTAAAcatatcatttaataagTTTAGATTTATtctattaaaaaaaaatatatgagGTCTTTCCATggataatttttttaaacattaaataaaaatattatatggaaaaattaaatgtagaaagtaaaaaaaaaaaaaaaaaaaaaattaatatcaaataaatataaatgaatatattaatactCTCTCAAAgaaaaattcaaaaaaaaaaaaaaaaaaaaaaatatatatatatatatatatatattttaatatttagtttttttttttttaatatagaaaaaagGTTACCGTTGTACAGTTAATATTAAGGTAGCATGGTTCTTTTTACTTTTTAGGTTTtagaaattaaaaaaaaaaaaaataaaataaaaaaaataaaaaacatatatatatatatatatatatatatatttatttgtttatttatataatatccaaatgtattttattatatatttttttttttttagaagtaaaattttttaactttttttttttatatatcaataaAACTTTTCATGGTTTCCCttatattacaaaaagTCTGAATCACAGTTGGtaattcattttattatatatgcatgttaaaaaatgtgttttaaattaaagaaaaaattattattttatttttttttttttacacataaaaaataatatatattatttatatatatatttttttttaaaatgaagatgtgtaaatttatataaaagtatatatttcatttaatattgggaggaaaattaaaaaatttttagattaattgtttttctttatttgtagaaaaattaaaatgttggaacattttttatgtaattCTAACATGGTATTATAATGttccatatatttaaataatacatattaacattgtattaaatatatatatatatataatcttAATTATTGTTCCTAGTTGAATTATAAGCAGGTATCATTTGACATGACAAAGaaaattttgttatatatatatatatatgaatgtacatatatagtttataaaatagtctatctctatatataataatatatataaaggtttaattaaaaaagtttttatatttttaacCATTTTAgagaaaatataattatataaaatgtcTGACTTTTATCAAAACGTAgatatatgataatatttcctttgtttaaataatatgaactGCTTTATTGaaaattcttttatatatcagaattttaaatttaaagaaatataactaaatataacaaatatataacaaacaaaacattttaaacataaaaaaaagaaagaaagaatatgacaatatattttatatatatggttttgataaaatttacatgttattatacatatatatatatatatataactttttttttatggGTTCCTTTTTTTGGGTTGCcttaaattatatatatttaaaatgtatactatattaatatttacctttcaatataaataattatgcATTTCTATAcctaaaaaaaaaaaaaatcacgtttaattcatattatatatataataaatatatatattatattttttctttttattaattttctaaaaattttttatggaataaagaataaattataattttaatatttatagaattttttttttattaataaattaaaagggggggagaaaaaaaaaatatattattatatatacataatacaagaaatatatatatatatatatataatacagaaaaattatatttaataaaataatatatattgttgTATAAAATATGCTGAGAAGGAATATTTGaacattttaattatatgatattttttcttgttaactttaattttttatgtttttaattttttatttgtttttttgattttaaaaaatggaCGAATTTAATGAAACATTAGAAGGTTTAGAGGTAAGTTAAGAAGATGgacattttatataaaatagaaatataagaataaatgttgtgtaaaaataatgaacataaaatataaaatatatatatatatatatatatattttgttatttttttattttgttatttttttattttattttttttataggAGAAAATTGAAGAATATGAGAAGCAGTTGGCACTAGTAAGagatgaaataaaaaagtatGAAAAGCCAGATGAGGAAAATGAGCAGATAAAgaatttgaaaaaattagaGGGTGATATGATTGAAGTTATAAATTTAACACGTgatttaattaaatataaaaagcAAAGTAAGAAggaaaattataaattaaatatgaatattaaaagataataaaattatatttttgtaactttgttttaatatatatatatatatatatatatatatatgtatgtatttatgtatacattttatgtgcattataatatatatatatatatatatatatatatataattttatatcGTAGATGAATTAGAAAATGAcgaaaataaagaattagAAAGAAGTGGAGAAGTAGCACCAGATATTCATGAACATATAAAAGaatcaaataaatttatCGGAAGGACTTGTAGTCttaattatgaaaataaaatggTTTATGGATTAATAGAAAATGTAGTAATgcaaaataatatagagCAATTgttaatacatatatttgAAACTAATGATAGAATTATGATACCTCCAAATTATGTTCAATTAAATGAAGTTTTAAATGAGTCAGCATTAAAAGAGAATAATCAATTCCAAgctttatataaaaaggatGGGTAAGAAAAGAGGCAATTAATAAACagacatatatatatatatatttatatatttatatatttatttttattatagGCAGTGGTACGATTGTATAATTTCCAAATATAAAGGAgattcttttttaattacaTACATTggatataataatagtgaATATGTTAATACAGATCAAGTACgaataaagaaaaaaaaaaagatcAAAGAAATTATCACACCAGCAGGTTATAAATTACCAGagaatttaataattaaagAAGGTGATTCCTTAAAAGTAAAAATGgcaaaaaagaaaaaaagaattgctttgaaaaaaaaacaaaaagatGAAATTATGGATAAGGAATTTTCTAATAAATCAAAACAATGGAGATCTTTTCATGAAAAGGCTATAAGTAAAAGTAAACATCTTTTAGTATCAACTAAAAGGGttgaaaatattgaaaataagaataatcagactaattttaatattagGAGAAAATTTGATTACAATGATAACGAGGAATAAGcataaaaaagaaaaaatataaataaaataaagaatatagGAAGAAAGAGAATACATAAATGAAATTctatttgatatattttttaatttttttttttgtttttatatgtatatgaatttatttaggatattattatttttgaatattaCCAAAATGAAAGGactatataattatatatataaatatatatatatgtatatatttattttatatattttttgtagTACATTATAGAATACACActtatttataaatatataaattaaataatttgaatttttttttattttttgaaaatattatatgaatatttttttcctacatatttcttttccttttttttttttttatttttaatataatattttaactaaatattttcatatcTTCCGAAgagataaaaaatatatatatatatataatataatatttaaatttaaaatttgTAGTAAGGgttttttattaaaacatggaatgtatgtattattatagGGATATAGATAAGAACAATATGTATTTAactatattatatatattattatatatgagTTCTCATacatcaaaaaaaattttaaataaaataaaaaatttataaatatatttccttttaatatttatttgtgATTTGcttataaaatattatttcattttggaaaaattttaatagaaaaaaaaaaaaaaaaaaaaaaaaaaaataatataatataatataatatatatatatatatatataataatttttgaataataaaaataagtaatattttatgaatattttaaaaataacagaatgatgatgatataatattataatttgaatatattaatttatatgttttttatttgttataaagttatatatttattataatatatatatatatatatatataatatatttatattttgcATCATTATGATACTGTTAATATCTAATGGAAGAAGAGAAGGTGTTAGATTCATTCGAAGTATTATACAACAATGTGAAGGGGAATATGTATATAACAAATAGATTTctgatatatatatcagAGACAACtaaaaaggaaaaagatgaaaataattcGTTATTTTTAATGAATGATATAGATTTGAAGATTTGCGTATTTAGTTGGAAGAAAACTGAAAAATcgaagaaaaaaaataaaattcGTTTTACTTTTGCCAGAACGgatagaaaaaataatttttgttttcatGATTATAATAGTACAgattcttatatttttgaattttttaatgagaagaattataatgatattagtgatatgataaattctttaaataaagataatttaagaaatcatttatttgtggactttaatttaaatttaataaaaaatgaatatagGATATATGAAACAAATGAAGATGGTAAtgataataacaaaatagataagaataatattaatgaattattaaatgaacatgataattttaatataaataaaataacagGTGATGAGGTGTTAAATGTTTTACCATCTCATGAATTgttaaaagaaaatgagaaaaaaatgaaaagaagGAAAAAAGGAGAATTAGATAcaaatgatataattatagaagatgatagtaataataatgaagtTGATAGTAGTGAGAATAATTTAagtgatgataatgataatgttaatgatttttataattctttaaataGAATGTTTGAGGCTGATAGagattttaaaaaattatatgatatgtgtattgaaaataatatattaaatgaagaagaattttataaattacataaaaatcagttatatgaatataaaaatatttcttgTTGTGAAgatatgaatatattaaaagaacctatatatatatcagAAGAACAGAAATTGTCTAAGAGTgttgaaataaataatgaattaaGAAGATTAATTTTAAgtgaaaataaagaattaaaaaagttatatgattattatattgaaaataatatattaagtGATAGTAAATTTTggttttttttatttaacaataaatatagtcatttatttttttatgataaaaatgaaaaagatCCAATGTCAAATAAACAAGTgttaaatattaaagaagataaattatttgaatctttatcatataatttagAAAATTTAAATCAAGATATTAAAGGAACATTAGAGAAatgtatattaaaagaatatttaaCACATAAATcatcaaataaaaaaaattttttatttaaaaataattattattttaatgaagaaaatatagaaGGTTTTGGAGTATTTActaatgaaaaattaatcaaaaattataataattcttataatctattaattaataaatttaataattattgtATAGGTATgataaaagataataagTATACTCTGgataaattttataatgatttaaaagaaaaaattgaTGACACtgatttaaatattttggatgaaaaaaaagcaCAACAGTTTAACttggaaaaaataaaaacaaatatatgtGATGAGGAAAGTTTAAAAGAGGAAATATCACAAAATGAGAAATATGTGAATGATCATTTTGATAAATTTATGGACGATTTAAGGGCAAATAAGCATACaactaaaaaaaattacGCAGATTTGTATAACATAGgtaattattaaaataataaattgaAACAAAATATAGAACGGAACAATACGCACAAacacacacacacatatatatatatatatatatatatatatattttatatatgtatgtgttattttattattttttttttttctagGGAGGGTTTTATTTGTTCTAAATACGAAGAGATGCCAAAGCAACCAATCCTTGTTAATAGGAACTATTGAATATGAACAACACATTCTTGATATTGTAAAAgaatatcatataaaaattaattatttacTAAACTTATTTTATACATCTTATATTCctgaagaaaataaaaggaaTAATATTTTAGAGAATTTATCAAGAATAAAGGATGAAATTCAAGCAAAGCAAGtaaacaataaaatataaaaaaaaaaaaaaaataataaatgagTATGACTTACCATattgattatatatatatatttaattatatatggttttatttatttagGAAGAATATAATAGTGTCTTGATTATGGGAAAGCCATTATTGATTCATTTGTTTGAACAAATAGCTATATGTAAAAAGTTTAATGAAAAActtaataaatatattcaagAAAAGAGAAAGAAAGCATAAATTCgaagaaaaaaatggaaaggaaagttattatattttttttgttctcatatataatatatatatatatatatataaatgtgaCTATTAATTAAGcttttgttttgttttgttttttttttttttttttatgtatacatttattcatttatttattaatatttattttttttagtGATTTTAAAACATTAGCTATTTGtctttaaattttttatttttaatataatagtTTTGAGATtcattataaaatatattgaattTTCATACAcacaacaaaaaaaaaaaacaaattaagaaaaaaattaaatgggaaattaatatatatatatatatatattaagtTATGTACAAAATATGTACAGTCATATATAagatataattttgtttcTACAAAAAGAgaaacatttatatataaaagcatggtaaatgaatatatgaaaatgtAACACATTATAGTATTAACAATATatcacaaaaaaaaaaaaaataataataataaaacaaacatatatatatatatatatatatatatatatatatatatatatattataattaaataccacataaaaaaaaagaacagAAAAGAGAATGTCATGTACACATaagtataaaaataacCATGTGTGCACAAATAACttattcataaatatatatatatatatatatatttatcatcattttatattttatttttaattattatttgataagGTAAAGTATGATTTCTTTTGCATCTGCTGATATTTCTTCAAAACATTTAATGTAGGTAATGAGTCTATTGGGTTTTCTTTGAATCTTCTTTCAATTTCTAATCTcttgatttttttttctaatttattttttccttgTTTTTTTCCATGAAAAATCCATGATATATATCTGAAGGATTCTTTTGGTGTCATAACCTTACcaaattcatttttataatctAGTTTAATATCATCTTTATCTGTGGACATATGTAATGGTTTGTTTTCAGGATTTCTATAAATTTTATCTTCCATATTTAATTCACcttttgtttttaaatattctaATGCACCAAATAAACCTTCATCCAGTTTAACTtcattaaatatttctGATACTCCATGAAGTTCAGAAGAATTATCATCGTTATAatcatcttcattttctaaaatcgtattttttaatatatcttcattaatattttcttctaatatgtttttgtttgatgaattatattcatcatttaAATGGCTATCCACGTCCTGTGCGTTAGcagatttttttttactttttacttttttttcGTTTTCTAGTACATCAAGTGGTAAggaaatatttttacaaaattCTGATGTATTTGTTAGTTTAATAACATTATTGGaattataatcattattattattattattatcatcatcatcatcatcagAATGATCATTATCGTTatccttattattatcattatttttatttttttgacttttttcatcttcattgataacaatatattttaataattcattttcatagtttttttctttttttcgTTTTTGTAAATTACTTCCTTTTTGTAAGAGttcatataattctttatcATCTTCGTTATCACTAAAAGgattatcaaaataatttatgtCCATATCCATTTgttcttcttttattttattaataacaTCATTTAGTATATCTACATTTTGTTCGTGTTCATCTTTTTCATCACGCTTCTgttgtaatattttttcttttttcttgggttcattatttttatgagTTGTATCACTTTCTTGATTATCTTCTTCTGTGTTATcattatatagaaaatcCCATGCATCTTCctctttttttcttttatttatatttttaattttccttttttttaattgcACCATATGGTTTGTTTCATGACTTTGTTTTTTATTGAcacttttattttcatttttatattcgttttttttttttttttctatatccttttcatgtttatattttgtcTGTGTTTTTTCATAAGTTACGCTTACATCAAATGAGTGTTTTTCATCTTTATATTTAGGAAGCATTTGTATAGATGAATTAtcatctatattattattattattattattattattgtcGTCATAATATGATAGTGgatcataataattttgtgTCCAATAATTATCATCTTTTTTGGATAATAAACTTTtcatattttgttttttcaattcttcatttattaaaCAATCTTCTTGATCACTGctcaaaatattttgatcTTTTAATGTCAAGATCATATCCTCTGTTATGTCTTCGTTTTTATGTTCTACTTTAACTTTACTAAcaaaattttcattatcattgctatttttttttttcctttttttgtttttcttgTTATATGATTgttcttcattttcatcgtcactatatttaatttcatCATGTTTTTCTAGTCTTTGGTTCATTGAATTTcttgttttatttatccATGCTTCAAcatcatttatatcatcttTATAATCTTCACTTATAGTGTTTATTTTTTgctttttcttttttgtgTCTCGCACATGTTCTTCAAATCCTTCCTCTTTTTCTATTTGCTtagttttattattactagaatattttcttttatttttaccccctttttcatcatcatggttttcattttttttatcattgtcttttgttatatttaattttttcagACCTAACTTTTCTCTTAACTTATTTGTTTCTTCTATGCTTAATTCACAAACTTTATCATccatttttaatttattatgaacaataactgtttttctttcttttttttttgaatatgaataaatttactctttgtaatatattttaaaatgGTAACtattatgtattatatacatGGATGATAAGtcattatattatattatttttttaaaaataaataaattagtatatatatgaaacatatattatatatttaattttattatatataatttaataatgctaatttattaatttcgtagtgtttatataaatcGAAAAGGTGAACAAGacttttctttttttttttttttttatatggtacaatatatttattaaatttacaaaaattaaaaaatatatatatattattatatatatatatatatttttaatttttataaattttttttaactgagtaattaaatattgttttcctttttttatttttcttgattttttaagaaatttctatagaattatttaattaatttatttttttttcattaaaaaataaaaaaatatgatatatactattatatttgaaaaataaaaaggattgatattttcatatttttcattcaattaaaatataagtTCAAAGTCgatttttcttttattgattataatatttttttatgaatttaattttatatattaaaaaccagaaaaatatatgggtacaatttatatattaatatttaatatatattattatatatatatatatattatatatataatatattatgtatgaaaaaaaaataaaaaaattatatgtattatatatatatatatatatatatatatatattatatatattatttttttgtatagggaatgaaaatataataatatgaaattTCCCCTTATCAGGGAAagaattaatatttattatatatataatatatatatattttttttattatttaaatttattatttaaagaaatattaatatttaaataatttaatttttttatcaaaaaaaaaaagaaaaaaaaagatggAAAGTCATTTATgttcaattttttttttttttttttttatgagaaggaaatatatattttaatattaaaaataaaagaaattatatctattataatatatttatatatttttccatatatcaattattataaaaaaggaaaaagaattattatgaatataattgttattttaattattatttttatatatttaaaaaattttgtgttgatacataataatttttttttttaaaaatacGAATACAACCACAAAGggatttttttttaagatatataaaagatgaatataaatatttttatatatgtgaagtattaatatatattataaaagtattgaaattcatttatatgGATTTATGgttattatcatattttcgtttgatatttttttttttttacattgTTCGAGTTCCctaatataaaaatatatatatatatatatatatatttgaatattttatgtgtctttctatttatttaatttataagCCTTAAATATAACCAcatgatataaataaatatatataatatatattgttgtaaaaataaatacaacACGTGTACAATATAATGTACAATTTTGTCtcacattttttttttaagatCAATTAAAATACGCAATTGTagttatattatacataaGGGGAATCacatattattcatttattctttaaagatatatgtttaattaccatataaaataaataaataaatatatatatatatatatatatatatatatatatatagcAATTAGTAAAATATGACGTGTATATACAGAATAACGGAAATACCTCATAttattcttaaaaaaaaaaaaaaaaaaaaaaaacaattgTAAGATTAGCTCatatttgtaaatatacacctatttttttttgttttatataattttttttttttttttcttttttctttaatatctcaaattgtttttatgtacttttaaaaaatgtctgaaatgtttttttaaaatatatgtatattttaatttttttttattatatgattaatttgtttgtgttttttgtttttttttttttaaagtgtgtaaaaatattattataaaaaatatagtctcatttttgaaaataaaaaattgtaatTCATCTTATAAAGGAAAcataagaaaaaaaaaaaacaaaataactatgtattaaataaatatatatatatgtatatattatatttatttgaattatGCCTATGTTTAAGAATTAATTTTActtaattatatatattattattgaaTATGAGagaatttatttaattgaccttattttaaatatatactttttttttttttttttttttttgtaatttttactgaacatatatttgataataatatgttttcATGAAATTTATTGTAACATAATTgatatattgatatattttataataattttttttttttttttttctttgtaTAAACCTGTGTTACACacattatattatatgtaacAGAAATTTAAGATAATAAATAGGTATTTTTTTAGTATCTCATAATATgtactatatatatatatatatatatttgaaatagttaatttctatatatgcatataacatatattttaaatgaaaaatgaaacatgtttattttgcaattaaaattttgaacatataatatatatatatgtatattatgttatatattgagcaattaaaaatatatgtttatataaaaataatacatttatatatttttcatttgtttattacatatatatactgatttcaatatattcttattaaaataaacaaatacaaatttttaaagtgtaccaaaaaaataaaaataaaaataaaaaataattatattatatatattgaagagaaatttttataaattatatttttgaaattataaaataaaaaaataaggaaaaaataCACAAGGGGTTTgtgtattat containing:
- a CDS encoding hypothetical protein (conserved Plasmodium protein, unknown function), which gives rise to MEEEKVLDSFEVLYNNVKGNMYITNRFLIYISETTKKEKDENNSLFLMNDIDLKICVFSWKKTEKSKKKNKIRFTFARTDRKNNFCFHDYNSTDSYIFEFFNEKNYNDISDMINSLNKDNLRNHLFVDFNLNLIKNEYRIYETNEDGNDNNKIDKNNINELLNEHDNFNINKITGDEVLNVLPSHELLKENEKKMKRRKKGELDTNDIIIEDDSNNNEVDSSENNLSDDNDNVNDFYNSLNRMFEADRDFKKLYDMCIENNILNEEEFYKLHKNQLYEYKNISCCEDMNILKEPIYISEEQKLSKSVEINNELRRLILSENKELKKLYDYYIENNILSDSKFWFFLFNNKYSHLFFYDKNEKDPMSNKQVLNIKEDKLFESLSYNLENLNQDIKGTLEKCILKEYLTHKSSNKKNFLFKNNYYFNEENIEGFGVFTNEKLIKNYNNSYNLLINKFNNYCIGMIKDNKYTLDKFYNDLKEKIDDTDLNILDEKKAQQFNLEKIKTNICDEESLKEEISQNEKYVNDHFDKFMDDLRANKHTTKKNYADLYNIGRVLFVLNTKRCQSNQSLLIGTIEYEQHILDIVKEYHIKINYLLNLFYTSYIPEENKRNNILENLSRIKDEIQAKQEEYNSVLIMGKPLLIHLFEQIAICKKFNEKLNKYIQEKRKKA
- a CDS encoding putative U4/U6.U5 tri-snRNP-associated protein 1 translates to MDDKVCELSIEETNKLREKLGLKKLNITKDNDKKNENHDDEKGGKNKRKYSSNNKTKQIEKEEGFEEHVRDTKKKKQKINTISEDYKDDINDVEAWINKTRNSMNQRLEKHDEIKYSDDENEEQSYNKKNKKRKKKNSNDNENFVSKVKVEHKNEDITEDMILTLKDQNILSSDQEDCLINEELKKQNMKSLLSKKDDNYWTQNYYDPLSYYDDNNNNNNNNNIDDNSSIQMLPKYKDEKHSFDVSVTYEKTQTKYKHEKDIEKKKKNEYKNENKSVNKKQSHETNHMVQLKKRKIKNINKRKKEEDAWDFLYNDNTEEDNQESDTTHKNNEPKKKEKILQQKRDEKDEHEQNVDILNDVINKIKEEQMDMDINYFDNPFSDNEDDKELYELLQKGSNLQKRKKEKNYENELLKYIVINEDEKSQKNKNNDNNKDNDNDHSDDDDDDNNNNNNDYNSNNVIKLTNTSEFCKNISLPLDVLENEKKVKSKKKSANAQDVDSHLNDEYNSSNKNILEENINEDILKNTILENEDDYNDDNSSELHGVSEIFNEVKLDEGLFGALEYLKTKGELNMEDKIYRNPENKPLHMSTDKDDIKLDYKNEFGKVMTPKESFRYISWIFHGKKQGKNKLEKKIKRLEIERRFKENPIDSLPTLNVLKKYQQMQKKSYFTLSNNN
- a CDS encoding survival motor neuron-like protein is translated as MDEFNETLEGLEEKIEEYEKQLALVRDEIKKYEKPDEENEQIKNLKKLEGDMIEVINLTRDLIKYKKQNELENDENKELERSGEVAPDIHEHIKESNKFIGRTCSLNYENKMVYGLIENVVMQNNIEQLLIHIFETNDRIMIPPNYVQLNEVLNESALKENNQFQALYKKDGQWYDCIISKYKGDSFLITYIGYNNSEYVNTDQVRIKKKKKIKEIITPAGYKLPENLIIKEGDSLKVKMAKKKKRIALKKKQKDEIMDKEFSNKSKQWRSFHEKAISKSKHLLVSTKRVENIENKNNQTNFNIRRKFDYNDNEE